In Juglans regia cultivar Chandler chromosome 5, Walnut 2.0, whole genome shotgun sequence, the following are encoded in one genomic region:
- the LOC109003773 gene encoding mitochondrial uncoupling protein 2-like isoform X2: MTTIAREEGLSALWKGLIPGLQRQCLYGGLRIGLYGPVKTYLVGSEFIGDIPVYHKILAALLTGAIAIAVANPTDLVKVRLQAEGKLPAGVPRRYSGALDAYFTIVRQEGLGALWTGLGPNVARNAIINAAELASYDQFKQMILRIPGFMDNVLTHVLAGLGAGFFAVCIGSPVDVVKSRMMGDSTYKSTFDCFIKTLKSEGFFAFYKGFFLNFGRLGAWNVIMFLTLEQAKIFFGGAA, translated from the exons ATGACTACTATTGCTAGGGAAGAGGGCTTATCAGCACTCTGGAAAGGTCTTATTCCAGGATTACAGCGCCAGTGTCTTTATGGAGGCTTAAGGATTGGCTTATATGGTCCT GTCAAAACATATCTAGTTGGCAGTGAATTTATTGGAGATATTCCTGTATACCACAAAATACTTGCTGCTCTTTTAACGG GTGCTATAGCAATTGCAGTGGCTAATCCAACTGATCTTGTCAAAGTTCGACTTCAAGCTGAAGGGAAATTACCAGCCGGGGTTCCTAGGCGTTACTCTGGAGCTTTGGATGCATATTTCACCAtagtgagacag GAAGGATTAGGGGCCCTGTGGACTGGCCTTGGCCCCAATGTAGCACGAAATGCTATAATAAATGCCGCTGAACTAGCTAGTTATGACCAATTTAAACAG ATGATTTTGAGAATTCCAGGGTTCATGGACAATGTTTTAACTCATGTGCTGGCTGGTCTAGGTGCAGGTTTCTTTGCTGTCTGTATCGGTTCTCCCGTTGATGTT GTGAAATCCAGAATGATGGGAGATTCAACATACAAAAGCACGTTTGACTGCTTCATCAAAACTTTGAAGAGTGAG GGATTTTTTGCCTTCTATAAAGGGTTCTTCCTTAACTTTGGTCGGCTGGGAGCTTGGAACGTGATTATGTTCCTAACTCTTGAGCAA
- the LOC109003773 gene encoding mitochondrial uncoupling protein 2-like isoform X1 — MADLKPQIEISFAEMFLCSAFAACFAEFCTLPLDTAKVRLQLQKKAAGVDGVGVPKYTGLLGTMTTIAREEGLSALWKGLIPGLQRQCLYGGLRIGLYGPVKTYLVGSEFIGDIPVYHKILAALLTGAIAIAVANPTDLVKVRLQAEGKLPAGVPRRYSGALDAYFTIVRQEGLGALWTGLGPNVARNAIINAAELASYDQFKQMILRIPGFMDNVLTHVLAGLGAGFFAVCIGSPVDVVKSRMMGDSTYKSTFDCFIKTLKSEGFFAFYKGFFLNFGRLGAWNVIMFLTLEQAKIFFGGAA, encoded by the exons ATGGCCGATCTCAAGCCCCAGATCGAAATCTCGTTCGCTGAGATGTTCCTCTGCAGCGCTTTCGCGGCTTGTTTCGCCGAG TTCTGTACTCTTCCTTTGGATACTGCTAAAGTCAGGCTTCAGCTTCAAAAGAAAGCAGCGGGGGTAGATGGAGTGGGTGTACCCAAATATACAGGCTTGTTGGGTACTATGACTACTATTGCTAGGGAAGAGGGCTTATCAGCACTCTGGAAAGGTCTTATTCCAGGATTACAGCGCCAGTGTCTTTATGGAGGCTTAAGGATTGGCTTATATGGTCCT GTCAAAACATATCTAGTTGGCAGTGAATTTATTGGAGATATTCCTGTATACCACAAAATACTTGCTGCTCTTTTAACGG GTGCTATAGCAATTGCAGTGGCTAATCCAACTGATCTTGTCAAAGTTCGACTTCAAGCTGAAGGGAAATTACCAGCCGGGGTTCCTAGGCGTTACTCTGGAGCTTTGGATGCATATTTCACCAtagtgagacag GAAGGATTAGGGGCCCTGTGGACTGGCCTTGGCCCCAATGTAGCACGAAATGCTATAATAAATGCCGCTGAACTAGCTAGTTATGACCAATTTAAACAG ATGATTTTGAGAATTCCAGGGTTCATGGACAATGTTTTAACTCATGTGCTGGCTGGTCTAGGTGCAGGTTTCTTTGCTGTCTGTATCGGTTCTCCCGTTGATGTT GTGAAATCCAGAATGATGGGAGATTCAACATACAAAAGCACGTTTGACTGCTTCATCAAAACTTTGAAGAGTGAG GGATTTTTTGCCTTCTATAAAGGGTTCTTCCTTAACTTTGGTCGGCTGGGAGCTTGGAACGTGATTATGTTCCTAACTCTTGAGCAA